In a genomic window of Azospirillum brasilense:
- a CDS encoding acetyltransferase: MKPIVIFGAGDIAELADFYFTREAGRVVAAFVVDVGYLDAHTRFGRPLVALDEISARFPAASHDAFVALSYQSMNRLRAAKCTALKEAGYELASYISPRATVYTKRIGENAFILEDNTIQPFVTIGDNVTLWSGNHIGHHSVIGSNCFITSHVVVSGGVTIGENSFLGVNTTIRDHVSLGAFTLVGAGGLITKDTAAESVHMPIDHTEERRVKSTRLKSI; the protein is encoded by the coding sequence ATGAAGCCCATCGTGATCTTCGGGGCCGGCGACATTGCCGAATTGGCAGACTTCTACTTCACGCGCGAGGCCGGTCGGGTAGTCGCCGCCTTTGTTGTCGATGTCGGCTATCTTGATGCGCACACTCGGTTCGGCCGTCCGCTGGTTGCCCTTGATGAGATCTCAGCCCGCTTTCCAGCCGCTTCGCACGACGCTTTTGTCGCGCTTTCCTATCAGTCGATGAACCGGCTCCGCGCCGCCAAATGCACCGCCCTGAAAGAGGCCGGCTATGAGCTGGCGAGTTACATCAGTCCGCGGGCGACCGTCTATACGAAGCGCATCGGGGAAAACGCTTTCATCTTGGAAGACAACACCATCCAGCCCTTTGTGACCATTGGCGACAACGTGACCTTGTGGAGCGGCAACCACATCGGACACCACAGTGTGATCGGATCGAACTGCTTCATCACGTCCCATGTGGTGGTGTCCGGTGGAGTAACGATCGGCGAAAACAGCTTCCTGGGCGTCAACACGACAATTCGGGACCATGTCTCGCTGGGAGCGTTCACCCTCGTGGGAGCAGGAGGGCTGATTACAAAAGACACCGCCGCGGAAAGCGTCCATATGCCCATTGATCATACGGAAGAGCGGCGCGTGAAAAGTACACGCCTGAAATCCATCTGA
- a CDS encoding WbqC family protein yields MNVSIIQSCYIPWKGFFDLIGRTDVHVILDGAQYVKRHWHNRNRIMTTDGPIWLTIPVATKARFEQSIEEVRFAEPWAEKHWRAIELAYRRAPFFADEAPALRTLYEQADRLSTLTEVNELFLVGLLKRLGITTRVVRDRNFEPEGKRGDRLLDICRKAGATRYLSGPSARDYLDEAPFTAAGISVDWMSYGPYPPYPQRGPAFDHAVSVIDVLFAVGPDAPAYCQSFAKVHGP; encoded by the coding sequence ATGAACGTCTCGATCATCCAGTCCTGTTACATTCCCTGGAAGGGCTTCTTCGATCTGATCGGCCGAACCGACGTCCACGTCATTCTGGATGGCGCGCAATATGTCAAGCGGCACTGGCACAACCGCAATCGGATCATGACGACTGACGGCCCGATCTGGCTTACCATTCCGGTGGCGACGAAGGCGCGTTTCGAACAGTCAATTGAGGAGGTCCGCTTTGCTGAGCCTTGGGCGGAAAAGCATTGGCGCGCGATCGAACTTGCCTACCGGCGCGCGCCCTTCTTCGCCGATGAAGCTCCGGCGTTGCGGACGCTGTACGAGCAGGCCGACCGCCTGTCCACGCTGACCGAGGTGAACGAACTGTTCCTTGTCGGATTGTTGAAACGGCTTGGCATCACCACCCGCGTGGTGCGGGACCGGAACTTCGAACCCGAAGGGAAGCGTGGAGACCGGCTGCTGGACATCTGCCGCAAGGCGGGCGCCACCCGCTATCTGTCCGGCCCGTCGGCACGCGATTATCTTGACGAGGCGCCGTTCACGGCGGCAGGAATCTCCGTCGATTGGATGAGCTATGGTCCCTATCCGCCTTATCCCCAGCGGGGGCCGGCTTTCGACCATGCCGTTTCCGTAATCGACGTGCTGTTCGCGGTCGGGCCCGATGCGCCGGCCTATTGCCAGTCCTTTGCCAAGGTTCACGGTCCGTGA
- a CDS encoding glycosyltransferase family 4 protein: MSNAAIYFHPDGYETARADLKGRHVAGESFLVGFFRHSGLNSFACHADGAEQARLFADLAARHAPGREVALYPTGEPSRLARVGCLFLPGPGIDQFAWRRRSRDQRGYSLCGITHTTSESPQTLGALATAPVQPWDAVICTSWAARASVEAVLEPYAEYLRDRLGAAGVPMPHLPVIPLGVDTDAFRFGPADRNAERAALGIGEDDVAVLFMGRLSFHAKAHPIAMYLALEEAVRRTGKRIHLIQAGWFGNDSIGAAFIQGAKRYCPSVNAIFLDGRKPEVRTRVWAAADLFTSLVDNVQETFGISPVEAMAAGLPCVVTDWNGYRETVRDGVDGFRIPTILPPPGTGPDFADRYAAGLDTYDFYIGRVSQVSAVDVAAAADAYTRLAADPALRRRMGEAGRARAIAAFDWRAIIPQYLDVWRQLAEIRNHAAERAPRRPDRDGNPLRPDPLRMFASYPTRHLTPSTRLARAGSLTRAGMAEALAALHADPLNSTARGGTVSPATDLLMALESLDAPGRTVAQILTLVPEERRLLLLRSLVHLMKYGFVQEAAPAQGMMS, translated from the coding sequence GTGTCCAACGCCGCCATCTATTTCCACCCCGACGGTTACGAGACCGCGCGGGCGGACCTGAAGGGCCGCCATGTGGCGGGGGAATCCTTCCTCGTCGGTTTCTTCCGGCACTCCGGATTGAACAGCTTCGCCTGTCACGCCGACGGAGCGGAGCAGGCGCGCCTGTTCGCCGATCTCGCCGCCCGTCACGCGCCGGGGCGGGAGGTGGCGCTCTACCCGACCGGAGAACCGTCGCGGCTGGCCCGTGTCGGCTGCCTGTTCCTGCCGGGACCGGGCATCGACCAGTTCGCCTGGCGCCGCCGCTCCCGCGACCAGCGGGGCTACAGCCTGTGCGGCATCACCCACACGACCTCGGAATCGCCCCAGACCCTGGGCGCCCTGGCCACCGCGCCGGTGCAACCGTGGGACGCGGTGATCTGCACATCCTGGGCGGCCCGCGCTTCGGTGGAGGCGGTTCTGGAGCCCTACGCGGAGTATCTGCGCGACCGGCTGGGCGCCGCCGGGGTCCCGATGCCTCATCTGCCGGTGATCCCGCTCGGCGTGGACACGGACGCGTTCCGCTTCGGCCCGGCGGACCGCAACGCGGAGCGCGCGGCGCTGGGCATCGGCGAGGATGATGTCGCTGTGCTGTTCATGGGACGCCTCAGCTTCCACGCCAAGGCGCACCCGATCGCCATGTATCTGGCGCTGGAGGAAGCTGTCCGGCGAACCGGCAAGCGGATCCACCTGATCCAGGCCGGCTGGTTCGGCAACGACTCCATCGGCGCCGCCTTCATCCAGGGTGCCAAACGTTATTGCCCCAGCGTCAACGCCATCTTCCTGGACGGTCGCAAGCCGGAAGTGCGGACCCGCGTCTGGGCCGCCGCCGACCTGTTCACCTCGCTGGTGGACAACGTGCAGGAGACCTTTGGGATCTCCCCGGTGGAGGCGATGGCGGCCGGGCTGCCCTGCGTCGTCACCGACTGGAACGGCTACCGCGAGACGGTGCGCGACGGAGTGGACGGATTCCGGATTCCCACCATCCTGCCGCCGCCGGGCACCGGACCCGATTTTGCCGACCGCTACGCCGCCGGGCTGGACACCTATGATTTCTACATCGGCCGCGTCTCGCAGGTGAGCGCCGTCGACGTGGCCGCGGCGGCGGACGCCTACACGCGGCTGGCTGCGGACCCCGCACTGCGGCGGCGGATGGGTGAGGCCGGCCGGGCCCGCGCCATTGCTGCCTTCGATTGGCGGGCGATCATCCCGCAGTATCTCGACGTCTGGCGCCAGCTGGCGGAAATCCGCAACCACGCCGCGGAACGCGCCCCGCGGCGCCCCGACCGCGACGGCAACCCGTTGCGCCCGGATCCCCTGCGCATGTTCGCGTCCTACCCGACGCGCCACCTGACCCCGTCGACCCGGCTGGCGCGGGCCGGCAGTCTGACCCGCGCGGGAATGGCCGAGGCCCTGGCAGCGCTGCACGCCGATCCGCTGAACTCGACGGCGCGCGGCGGCACCGTATCACCGGCCACCGATCTGCTGATGGCTTTGGAATCCCTGGACGCCCCAGGCCGCACGGTCGCCCAGATCCTGACGCTCGTCCCCGAGGAGCGCCGCCTGCTGCTGCTGCGCAGCCTCGTCCACCTGATGAAGTACGGCTTCGTACAGGAGGCCGCCCCGGCACAGGGGATGATGTCCTAA
- a CDS encoding glycosyltransferase family 2 protein, which produces MKISFVTTIYRTADDIEPFAERAAEAARRLGFDHEVVFVNDGSPDNGAAVAVALAERDPSVVVVDLSRNFGQHKALWTGLGIATGDLVMMMDGDLEEDPLWAVDFHQAMVRERADVVYGVQVRPKGNPLYQMCRNAFYSLLGFLSDLDFPRDVTTARLMSRRYIDALLTFDEREIFLVGVMHVTGFRQVPLPVRKEALAPTKYTLRKLLRLFLMAVTAFSIAPLIGVFLTGLAISAGSVLLIAFLVLRYFITGIGVPGWTSVMIGLLLFSGLSMFINGVIAIYIGTIFLEVKRRPRTIITAIHRSTAPPSTVSPANALEDASP; this is translated from the coding sequence GTGAAGATATCCTTCGTCACGACGATCTATCGCACCGCGGATGACATCGAGCCTTTCGCGGAACGGGCGGCGGAGGCGGCCCGACGGCTCGGTTTCGACCATGAAGTGGTCTTCGTCAACGACGGCTCTCCCGACAATGGGGCGGCCGTCGCCGTGGCGCTTGCCGAACGGGACCCCAGCGTCGTCGTCGTGGACTTGTCCCGCAACTTTGGCCAGCATAAGGCATTATGGACCGGGCTGGGCATCGCAACCGGCGATCTCGTCATGATGATGGACGGCGACCTGGAGGAGGACCCGCTGTGGGCGGTGGACTTTCATCAAGCCATGGTCAGGGAGCGGGCGGATGTCGTCTACGGCGTTCAGGTTCGGCCCAAGGGCAACCCGCTTTATCAGATGTGCCGCAACGCGTTCTACAGCCTGCTCGGCTTCCTCAGCGACCTTGATTTTCCGCGCGATGTGACAACGGCCCGATTGATGTCACGGCGGTACATCGACGCGCTTCTGACGTTCGATGAGCGGGAAATCTTTCTGGTTGGAGTCATGCACGTGACCGGCTTCCGACAGGTTCCGCTACCGGTCAGAAAGGAAGCGCTCGCACCGACGAAATACACGCTCCGCAAGCTGCTCCGGTTGTTCCTGATGGCGGTCACCGCGTTTTCCATCGCGCCGCTGATCGGGGTGTTTCTAACGGGGCTCGCAATCAGCGCCGGATCGGTTCTCTTGATCGCCTTCTTGGTCCTGCGGTATTTCATCACCGGAATTGGGGTTCCGGGATGGACCTCGGTGATGATCGGGCTTCTGCTGTTCAGCGGCCTGTCAATGTTCATCAACGGTGTGATTGCCATCTACATCGGGACGATCTTTCTTGAGGTCAAGCGGCGTCCGCGGACCATCATAACGGCGATCCACCGTTCGACGGCGCCACCGAGCACCGTATCCCCTGCCAATGCCCTGGAAGACGCAAGCCCATGA
- a CDS encoding M10 family metallopeptidase, which yields MLSGYKWGEGSNPGAGVSLTYSFGTAGLSAYRDGYLTPDPGSLWTLSGTAQAAIRQALGTWTAVANITCTEVADNALSCGDLRFGGSNAPATAYTVLPVVDLPEAGDVWFGSLFADPTLSWAAGSYTYQTIVHEIGHAFGLKHLHEEYGAFPIAPTGIDSQLYSTMSYRSYPGAPPEMGYWQDRFPTTPMVDDIAAIQYLYGANMSTNAGDTVYSWAPGQAIFETIWDGGGNDTISWANQTSDARIDLRPGSYSDLGPAWRAGFYMESRTLGIAYDCWIENAIGGSGNDILIGNERDNALYGGAGDDTLIGGAGNNLLDGGDGFDTAVFEGAPSSYTIRHSGAGEVMVEGPQGTNTLRSIEHLSFGDMTLALSRDATPGTVASTFFGVANSASGQRILQEASTYSGPVQTLEWQLIGSDDGEAIVGSNGNDFINSRGGTDAIDGGAGNDVLDGGTGSNFLTGGEGHDTFFLDARSGEPVWSTVTDLEAGEIVTVWGWQPGTSVISWAEMGGAGGFTGATAHIDLNGDGNIDASLTLSGKSVGSLTAMPGTVNGTDYLAVWLNG from the coding sequence TTGCTTTCCGGATACAAGTGGGGCGAAGGGAGCAATCCGGGGGCCGGGGTTTCCCTGACTTATTCTTTCGGTACTGCCGGCCTGTCGGCCTATCGGGACGGCTATCTGACGCCGGACCCGGGAAGCCTTTGGACCCTGTCCGGCACGGCACAGGCAGCGATCCGCCAAGCGCTCGGCACCTGGACGGCGGTGGCGAACATCACCTGCACCGAGGTCGCCGACAACGCCCTGTCCTGCGGCGACCTCCGCTTCGGAGGGAGCAACGCTCCGGCAACCGCCTACACGGTTCTGCCCGTGGTGGATCTGCCGGAAGCGGGCGACGTGTGGTTCGGCTCCCTCTTTGCCGATCCGACCCTGTCCTGGGCAGCCGGCTCCTACACCTACCAGACCATCGTCCACGAGATCGGACACGCCTTCGGCCTAAAGCACCTGCATGAGGAATACGGGGCTTTTCCGATCGCTCCCACCGGAATCGATAGCCAGCTCTACAGCACGATGAGCTACCGTTCCTACCCCGGGGCGCCTCCGGAGATGGGCTATTGGCAGGATCGTTTTCCGACCACCCCCATGGTCGACGACATCGCGGCCATCCAGTATCTGTACGGCGCCAACATGTCGACCAACGCCGGGGACACCGTCTATTCCTGGGCGCCTGGACAGGCGATCTTCGAAACCATCTGGGACGGCGGCGGCAACGACACCATAAGCTGGGCCAACCAGACCAGCGACGCCCGGATCGACCTGCGCCCCGGTTCCTACAGCGACCTGGGACCGGCTTGGCGAGCCGGCTTCTACATGGAATCCCGGACGCTGGGCATTGCCTACGACTGCTGGATCGAGAACGCCATCGGCGGCTCGGGGAACGACATCCTGATCGGCAACGAACGGGACAACGCCCTGTACGGCGGGGCCGGCGACGACACGCTGATCGGCGGGGCCGGCAACAACCTGCTGGACGGCGGCGACGGGTTCGACACGGCGGTGTTCGAGGGGGCGCCCTCGTCCTACACCATCCGCCACAGCGGAGCGGGTGAAGTGATGGTGGAAGGCCCGCAGGGCACGAACACCCTGCGCAGCATCGAACATCTGTCCTTCGGGGACATGACCCTGGCGTTGAGCCGGGACGCGACGCCCGGCACGGTGGCCAGCACCTTCTTCGGTGTGGCCAACAGCGCGTCGGGGCAACGGATCCTGCAGGAGGCCTCGACCTACTCCGGACCCGTCCAGACCCTGGAATGGCAGCTCATCGGCAGCGACGACGGCGAGGCGATCGTCGGCAGCAACGGCAATGACTTCATCAACAGCCGGGGCGGCACGGACGCCATCGATGGCGGCGCCGGCAACGATGTTCTGGACGGCGGAACAGGGTCCAACTTCCTGACCGGCGGCGAAGGCCACGACACTTTCTTCCTCGACGCCCGCTCGGGCGAGCCGGTTTGGTCCACCGTGACCGACCTGGAGGCGGGGGAGATCGTGACCGTCTGGGGCTGGCAACCGGGAACGTCGGTCATCAGTTGGGCGGAGATGGGCGGCGCCGGCGGCTTCACCGGCGCCACGGCCCACATCGATCTCAACGGCGACGGCAACATCGACGCCAGCCTGACACTGAGCGGCAAGTCCGTGGGGTCCCTGACGGCGATGCCCGGCACGGTGAACGGCACCGATTATCTGGCGGTCTGGCTGAACGGCTGA
- a CDS encoding NAD(P)/FAD-dependent oxidoreductase, which yields MERVDCVVVGAGVIGLAVARRLARAGREVVILEAADTIGTGTSSRNSEVIHAGIYYPTGSLRARLCVAGRDALYAYCAAHGVEHKRIGKLIVATEEAQLPRLEAIRAQAAANGVADLVPLSASEAVTLEPGLRCVGALLSPSTGIIDSHGLMLALRGDAEEAGAMLALLSPLERAHRAADGFELEVGGAEPMRIACGTLVNAAGLGAWGVARNLEDFPAERVPPRVLAKGNYYALGQGRSPFARLVYPVPVDGGLGVHLTLDLAGQARFGPDVEWLDPAGYDRLDYRPDYRVDPKRADGFYGEVRRYWPGLPDGALVPAYSGVRPKLSDRGQPQADFLIQGPETHGMPGLVNLFGMESPGLTSCLAIANEVAERLGGLS from the coding sequence ATGGAGCGGGTGGACTGCGTGGTGGTCGGGGCAGGGGTGATCGGGCTGGCGGTGGCCCGCCGGCTGGCCCGCGCCGGGCGGGAGGTGGTGATTCTGGAGGCGGCGGACACCATCGGCACCGGCACCAGCTCGCGCAACTCCGAGGTCATCCACGCGGGCATCTACTACCCCACGGGCAGCCTGCGGGCGCGTCTGTGCGTGGCCGGGCGGGACGCGCTCTACGCCTACTGCGCGGCGCATGGTGTGGAGCACAAGCGCATCGGCAAACTGATCGTCGCCACCGAGGAGGCTCAGTTGCCCCGCCTGGAGGCCATCCGCGCCCAGGCCGCCGCCAATGGGGTGGCGGATCTCGTCCCGCTCTCCGCGTCCGAGGCCGTGACGCTGGAGCCCGGCCTGCGCTGCGTGGGCGCCCTGCTGTCGCCGTCCACCGGCATCATCGACAGCCACGGTCTGATGCTGGCCCTGCGGGGCGATGCGGAGGAGGCGGGCGCGATGCTGGCCTTGCTCAGCCCCCTGGAGCGTGCCCATCGCGCCGCGGACGGTTTCGAACTGGAGGTCGGCGGGGCGGAGCCGATGCGCATCGCCTGCGGCACGCTGGTCAACGCCGCCGGGCTGGGCGCCTGGGGGGTGGCCCGCAATCTGGAGGATTTCCCGGCGGAGCGTGTGCCGCCGCGGGTGCTGGCCAAGGGCAATTACTACGCGCTGGGGCAGGGGCGCTCACCCTTCGCGCGGCTGGTCTATCCGGTGCCGGTGGATGGCGGGCTGGGTGTCCACCTGACGCTGGATCTGGCCGGGCAGGCCCGTTTCGGCCCGGACGTGGAGTGGCTGGACCCCGCAGGCTACGACCGGCTCGACTACCGGCCTGACTACCGGGTGGACCCGAAACGGGCCGACGGCTTCTACGGTGAGGTTCGGCGTTATTGGCCGGGCCTGCCCGACGGCGCCCTGGTGCCGGCCTATTCCGGCGTCCGTCCGAAGCTGAGCGACCGCGGCCAGCCGCAGGCCGATTTCCTGATCCAGGGACCGGAGACGCATGGAATGCCGGGTCTGGTCAATCTGTTCGGCATGGAATCCCCGGGCTTGACCTCCTGCCTCGCCATCGCCAACGAAGTGGCGGAACGGTTGGGAGGTTTGTCGTGA
- a CDS encoding class I SAM-dependent methyltransferase encodes MFARDLADTVSGIDPSAFAALKEVEQRHFWFRTRNRLLTGLINRHFPQARSYLEVGCGNGAVLAEVARLRRWTRLVGSELHPSGLINARERLEPGAEFMQMDARRIPLRSAFELVGAFDVIEHIEEDEAVLTELGAALVPGGGLLLTVPQHPFLWSETDAAAHHVRRYRRGELDAKVRKAGFEILQSTSFLSLLLPLLMTSRLASGRRSSQRAAHTAEFAIAPALNRILGAVTDLEVGLTLRGACWPVGGSRVVIARKTA; translated from the coding sequence ATGTTCGCCCGGGATCTGGCAGACACCGTGTCCGGCATTGATCCGTCCGCTTTCGCTGCGCTCAAGGAGGTGGAGCAAAGGCATTTCTGGTTCCGCACCCGAAACCGTCTTCTCACCGGCCTGATCAACCGGCATTTTCCGCAGGCGCGCTCCTATCTGGAGGTTGGCTGCGGTAATGGTGCCGTGTTGGCGGAGGTGGCCCGGCTGCGCCGCTGGACCCGTCTGGTTGGCAGTGAGCTGCATCCTTCCGGGTTGATCAACGCTCGCGAGCGCCTGGAACCGGGAGCGGAATTCATGCAGATGGACGCGCGGCGCATTCCTCTGCGTAGCGCCTTTGAACTGGTGGGCGCATTCGATGTGATCGAGCACATCGAAGAAGATGAGGCCGTGCTGACCGAACTGGGGGCGGCGTTGGTGCCCGGTGGCGGTTTGCTTCTAACCGTGCCTCAGCATCCCTTTTTGTGGAGCGAAACGGATGCGGCGGCGCATCATGTACGGCGGTATCGCCGTGGCGAACTCGACGCCAAAGTCCGCAAGGCCGGTTTTGAGATCCTTCAGTCTACGTCCTTCTTGTCTTTGCTATTGCCATTGCTGATGACCTCGCGTCTGGCGTCTGGCCGCCGCTCGTCGCAACGCGCTGCCCACACGGCCGAATTCGCCATAGCTCCCGCATTGAATCGTATCCTTGGTGCCGTCACGGACCTGGAGGTTGGATTGACGCTCCGCGGTGCTTGTTGGCCGGTTGGCGGCAGTCGTGTCGTGATAGCCCGGAAAACGGCCTGA
- a CDS encoding EamA family transporter, which produces MLKYLFLAGTLLFTVYGQLIIKARAGVLASDVSEGAGSYLLRMLLDPLVITGFAGAGMAALCWLLAVRSLPIVYAYPFMALSFVLVPCGAALFLGEVISWPQMVGLALIVAGVALTAVFQ; this is translated from the coding sequence ATGTTGAAATATTTGTTCCTTGCCGGAACTCTGCTCTTCACGGTTTATGGCCAGTTGATCATTAAGGCCCGCGCGGGCGTTCTGGCAAGCGATGTGAGCGAAGGCGCCGGTTCTTATCTCCTGCGCATGTTGCTCGATCCGCTGGTGATAACGGGTTTCGCAGGGGCTGGGATGGCCGCGCTGTGCTGGCTGCTCGCCGTGCGGTCCCTGCCGATCGTGTATGCCTATCCGTTCATGGCCTTGAGCTTCGTCCTGGTGCCTTGTGGTGCCGCCCTGTTCTTGGGCGAGGTCATCAGTTGGCCCCAGATGGTCGGTCTCGCTCTTATCGTTGCGGGCGTGGCTCTCACCGCGGTGTTTCAGTAA
- the gmhA gene encoding D-sedoheptulose 7-phosphate isomerase produces the protein MSHSAADRVREALLETSRNFAAFAQQAEQIDAAAGLMIDGLKGGGKVLFCGNGGSAADSQHLAAELTGRYLRDRAPLAAVSLTVDTSALTAIANDYSYDEVFARQVRGLGRAGDVLVGISTSGNSRNVVAALEAARALGMRTVGLTGAAGGRMKELCDVCLCVPSTDTPRIQEMHIAAGHMLCELVENAFV, from the coding sequence ATGAGCCATTCCGCCGCCGACCGCGTCCGCGAAGCCCTGCTTGAGACGTCCCGGAACTTTGCGGCCTTCGCCCAGCAGGCCGAGCAGATCGACGCCGCCGCCGGGCTGATGATCGACGGGCTGAAGGGTGGCGGCAAGGTGCTGTTCTGCGGCAACGGCGGATCCGCCGCCGATTCCCAGCATCTCGCGGCAGAGCTGACGGGCCGCTATCTGCGGGACCGCGCGCCACTGGCGGCAGTGTCCCTGACGGTGGACACCTCCGCCCTGACGGCCATCGCCAACGACTATTCCTACGACGAGGTGTTCGCCCGGCAGGTTCGCGGCCTGGGGCGGGCCGGCGACGTGCTGGTCGGCATCTCGACCAGCGGGAACAGCCGCAACGTGGTGGCCGCCCTGGAAGCCGCACGCGCGCTCGGCATGCGCACCGTCGGCCTGACCGGCGCCGCCGGCGGGCGGATGAAGGAGCTGTGCGACGTCTGCCTGTGCGTCCCGTCCACCGACACCCCGCGCATCCAGGAAATGCACATCGCCGCCGGCCACATGCTGTGCGAGTTGGTCGAGAACGCCTTCGTCTGA
- the rffA gene encoding dTDP-4-amino-4,6-dideoxygalactose transaminase: protein MKIPFNLPSIAGKEIEHIKNAIERGQLAGDGHYSRQCHAWLKEFTGVHASLLTHSCTAALEMASILLDIGPGDEVIMPSFTFVSTASAVALRGGVPVFVDIRPDTLNLDETLIADAITPRTRAISVVHYAGVVAEMDAIGAIARQHDLAVIEDAAHAFGSKYHGRAAGSIGDMAAFSFHETKNIIAGEGGALLLRDATYNERAEIIRDKGTNRQKFFRGQVDKYTWVDIGSSYLPGELIAAFLFGQLEQVHRIQNERMGYWTRYDKALHGYRSQGIGLPNIPSHCTHNAHLYYALMPDCETRQEMIRRLQLEEIFAPFHYVPLHTAPAGRRFGRAASDLAVTDAIAQRLLRLPLYPGMGNDAVDRVIERFGRHLEDIL, encoded by the coding sequence ATGAAAATCCCATTTAACCTTCCTTCCATCGCCGGCAAAGAGATCGAGCATATTAAGAATGCTATTGAGCGCGGGCAGTTGGCTGGTGATGGGCACTACTCTCGACAATGCCACGCATGGCTGAAAGAATTCACAGGTGTTCACGCATCCCTTCTGACGCATTCCTGCACGGCAGCGTTAGAAATGGCCTCCATCCTGCTCGACATTGGGCCTGGGGATGAGGTCATCATGCCGTCCTTTACTTTCGTCTCGACCGCCAGTGCGGTGGCATTGCGAGGTGGGGTGCCGGTGTTCGTGGATATCAGGCCGGATACCCTGAATCTTGACGAGACCCTCATCGCCGATGCAATCACGCCACGCACGCGGGCAATCAGCGTGGTCCACTATGCCGGTGTTGTCGCCGAAATGGACGCTATAGGCGCCATTGCCCGCCAACACGACCTCGCTGTGATCGAGGACGCGGCACATGCTTTCGGTTCCAAGTACCATGGACGGGCGGCGGGTTCGATCGGCGATATGGCTGCCTTCAGCTTTCATGAAACGAAAAACATCATTGCGGGTGAAGGGGGGGCCCTGCTTCTGCGCGACGCCACCTACAATGAGCGTGCAGAAATCATCCGTGATAAGGGAACGAACCGACAGAAATTTTTCCGTGGCCAAGTCGATAAGTACACCTGGGTCGATATCGGCTCCTCTTACCTTCCAGGCGAGTTGATCGCCGCGTTTTTGTTTGGGCAGCTTGAGCAGGTACACCGTATACAGAACGAGCGCATGGGATACTGGACGCGGTACGACAAGGCACTCCATGGTTATCGATCGCAGGGCATTGGCTTACCGAATATTCCAAGCCACTGCACTCATAATGCACACCTCTATTACGCTCTGATGCCAGATTGTGAGACCCGGCAGGAGATGATCCGTCGGTTGCAATTGGAGGAGATTTTTGCCCCGTTCCATTACGTCCCGCTGCATACGGCGCCGGCTGGCCGACGTTTCGGCCGTGCGGCAAGCGATCTGGCGGTGACGGATGCCATTGCGCAGCGGCTTCTAAGGTTGCCTCTTTATCCAGGAATGGGGAACGATGCTGTCGATCGGGTGATCGAGCGCTTCGGCAGGCATCTTGAAGACATTCTGTGA
- a CDS encoding class I SAM-dependent methyltransferase, with product MSRRPFLDRVAAYYSDRLATHGPTARGADWRDECSQELRFARLLDLVGTDNRGSIAELGCGYGALAAFLRRNGRPNPYHGVDIAPDMVRAARETHGGLADVVFEESDAPPPADYVVASGIFNVRFDIPDQEWLGFVQETVAAMAAQARRGIAFNVLTAHSDRDRMDPRLYYASPAELLDWCIRRFGRHVALRHDYGLYEFTLLVRHTPEERP from the coding sequence ATGAGCCGCCGGCCATTCCTCGACCGAGTTGCAGCCTATTACAGTGACCGCTTGGCGACCCATGGGCCGACCGCCCGCGGCGCGGATTGGCGTGACGAGTGTTCGCAGGAACTTCGCTTCGCCCGGCTGTTGGACCTTGTCGGAACCGACAACCGCGGCAGCATCGCCGAACTGGGCTGCGGATATGGAGCGCTTGCCGCCTTTTTGCGCCGCAACGGCCGACCCAATCCTTACCATGGGGTGGACATCGCCCCCGACATGGTGCGGGCGGCACGCGAGACCCATGGCGGACTGGCTGATGTGGTGTTTGAGGAAAGCGATGCTCCTCCACCGGCCGACTACGTCGTTGCCAGCGGCATCTTCAACGTCCGCTTTGACATTCCCGACCAGGAATGGCTGGGATTCGTTCAGGAGACGGTCGCGGCGATGGCGGCACAGGCACGGCGTGGCATCGCCTTCAACGTCCTGACCGCCCATTCCGACCGCGACCGCATGGACCCGCGCCTCTACTATGCCTCGCCGGCGGAGCTTCTGGACTGGTGCATCCGACGTTTCGGGCGGCACGTCGCCCTGCGGCACGATTACGGGCTTTACGAGTTCACCCTGCTGGTTCGGCACACCCCGGAGGAACGGCCATGA